In a genomic window of Cytobacillus sp. FSL H8-0458:
- the fadH gene encoding 2,4-dienoyl-CoA reductase codes for MKNKTVIVTGGSSGMGKFMAKRFAEAGANVVITGRNPERLDTAKAEIETYKGQVLTIQMDVREIEHVKHMLNETLSTFGQVDFLVNNAAGNFICPAEQLSANGWNSVINIVLNGTFYCSSEVGKYWIEKGIKGSIINMVATYAWDAGAGVIHSAAAKAGVLSMTRTLAVEWGRKYGIRVNAIAPGPIERTGGADRLWESEEAAKRTLQSVPLGRLGKPEEIAELAFFLFSEHAGYINGECITMDGGQWLNQFPF; via the coding sequence ATGAAGAATAAAACAGTCATTGTTACTGGCGGTTCCAGCGGCATGGGGAAGTTTATGGCAAAGCGGTTTGCCGAAGCCGGTGCCAATGTGGTGATAACAGGAAGAAACCCGGAACGTCTTGATACAGCCAAAGCAGAAATTGAAACATACAAGGGACAAGTTTTGACCATTCAAATGGATGTCCGTGAGATTGAACATGTTAAACATATGCTAAATGAAACGCTGAGTACGTTTGGGCAAGTTGATTTCCTCGTTAATAATGCTGCAGGAAATTTTATATGCCCTGCAGAGCAGCTGAGTGCTAATGGATGGAATTCTGTAATTAATATTGTCCTGAATGGAACCTTTTATTGTTCAAGCGAAGTAGGTAAATACTGGATTGAAAAGGGGATTAAAGGAAGCATAATCAATATGGTGGCTACATATGCATGGGACGCCGGAGCGGGAGTCATACACTCGGCTGCCGCAAAAGCAGGGGTATTATCCATGACAAGAACATTGGCTGTCGAATGGGGAAGAAAATATGGTATCAGGGTAAATGCCATAGCTCCTGGTCCAATTGAAAGGACAGGGGGGGCTGACAGGCTGTGGGAATCGGAGGAAGCTGCAAAAAGGACACTTCAAAGTGTACCTCTTGGCAGGCTCGGAAAGCCGGAGGAAATTGCAGAATTGGCCTTCTTCCTTTTCTCAGAGCATGCAGGTTATATTAATGGGGAGTGCATCACAATGGATGGCGGCCAGTGGCTGAACCAGTTTCCGTTTTAA
- a CDS encoding glutaredoxin family protein, protein MKEIVLYTQPDCPPCEITKMFLNENGYAYTIKDIKKDAAAQKELTKQFSSFSTPTVVIGNTVIRGFDLEKLRSALGME, encoded by the coding sequence ATGAAAGAGATTGTTTTATATACACAGCCGGATTGTCCGCCCTGTGAAATTACAAAAATGTTTTTGAATGAGAATGGATATGCCTATACAATTAAAGACATAAAAAAAGATGCCGCTGCACAGAAAGAGCTGACAAAGCAGTTTAGCTCCTTTTCCACGCCAACTGTGGTTATCGGGAACACCGTCATTAGGGGATTTGACCTGGAAAAACTTAGATCAGCTCTGGGAATGGAATAA
- a CDS encoding EAL domain-containing protein, with protein sequence MDALDILTDLDNVFPYFQPIFSADEHRVIGYEVLGRYKGSDGVISLGPFFQDQNIPEEFRIEVDFEILKKALGKAQHLDKDVLIFINRDADLLMYNDGEHFLNTLQEYEKKGISLDRIVLEITEGNYKGDIDHLDHLLNYYRTYGIKLAIDKLGNESSHLDRIGQLAPDILKVDLESMKSNASAYNFNDILYSLSMLARKIGASLLFENIEMVYQLQYAWKNGGRYYQGYYLQKPAENFPDRDILKEKLRKECHRFMVHEKKKLESLHQVTVEFNDKLIDFVNKNKKNTVYEETLEQIALLLDGAAFRLYICDEDGFQKSANYFKREGGWLTQNEYLHKNWSWRPYFLENIMKMRINKKGILSDLYTDIETGETIRTFSFPLNASDYLFVDLSYEFLYEHDGLL encoded by the coding sequence ATGGATGCATTGGATATCCTTACAGATTTGGATAATGTATTTCCCTATTTCCAGCCAATATTCAGTGCAGATGAGCATCGTGTCATTGGTTATGAGGTATTAGGCCGATATAAAGGCTCTGATGGGGTTATCAGTCTGGGGCCATTCTTCCAGGATCAGAATATTCCTGAAGAATTCCGGATTGAGGTTGATTTTGAAATATTAAAAAAGGCTTTAGGCAAGGCACAGCATCTTGATAAAGATGTTCTGATTTTTATAAATAGAGATGCTGACTTGCTCATGTATAATGATGGGGAACACTTTTTAAATACCCTCCAGGAATATGAAAAAAAAGGCATAAGCCTTGACCGGATTGTATTGGAAATTACCGAAGGGAACTACAAAGGCGATATTGACCACCTGGATCATCTTTTAAATTATTACAGGACATATGGAATCAAGTTAGCAATAGATAAACTTGGAAATGAGAGCAGCCATCTTGATCGGATCGGACAATTGGCTCCTGATATTTTAAAGGTAGATCTGGAGTCCATGAAATCGAATGCATCTGCTTATAATTTTAATGATATCCTCTATTCTTTATCCATGCTTGCAAGGAAAATTGGAGCAAGCCTGCTGTTTGAAAATATTGAAATGGTCTACCAGCTTCAGTATGCATGGAAAAACGGGGGCCGTTACTATCAGGGGTATTATTTGCAAAAACCTGCAGAAAATTTTCCGGACAGAGATATTTTAAAGGAAAAATTACGAAAAGAATGCCACAGGTTTATGGTGCATGAAAAGAAAAAACTGGAGTCCTTGCATCAAGTTACAGTTGAGTTCAATGACAAGCTGATTGATTTTGTAAATAAAAACAAAAAAAATACTGTATATGAAGAAACCTTGGAGCAGATCGCCCTTCTTTTGGACGGGGCAGCTTTTCGCCTGTATATCTGCGATGAAGACGGATTTCAGAAATCTGCTAATTACTTCAAAAGGGAAGGAGGATGGCTAACCCAAAATGAATATCTTCATAAAAATTGGAGCTGGCGTCCGTATTTCCTTGAAAATATAATGAAAATGCGAATAAATAAAAAGGGGATCCTCTCTGATTTATATACCGATATTGAGACAGGTGAAACCATAAGGACTTTTTCCTTCCCTCTTAATGCCAGTGATTACTTATTTGTGGATTTATCATACGAATTTTTATACGAACATGATGGATTACTATAA
- a CDS encoding C39 family peptidase — MRNFLFISLLIPLLGCGHSEPASPVQETGMDSRELNAQIPVNAKKDQQKVTARNTEATTAVKKRSVIIDVPLIRQNPELKYGCEVTSLTMVLQHAGVQVGKMDLHKAVKKDNDPLIRSKGDILKWGNPAEGFVGDMTGRNAGYAVFDKPIEELVNKYLPGRAVNLTGRDFDAVLMHVSKGYPAVVWTTGDYRLPDRWESWTHSGRTIKTPLDLHAVVLVGYDDQFVFLNDPLSGKKQVKVSKERFISSWKALQSRAVSYQ; from the coding sequence ATGAGGAACTTCCTATTTATATCCCTTCTTATTCCTTTGCTTGGCTGCGGCCATTCAGAACCGGCCAGTCCTGTACAGGAGACTGGCATGGATTCAAGAGAGCTGAATGCCCAAATACCAGTCAACGCAAAGAAGGACCAGCAGAAAGTTACAGCCCGAAATACAGAAGCCACTACGGCTGTTAAAAAACGATCTGTCATCATTGATGTTCCACTAATCAGACAAAATCCCGAATTGAAGTATGGATGTGAAGTAACCAGCTTGACAATGGTTCTGCAGCATGCAGGTGTCCAAGTCGGGAAAATGGATTTGCACAAGGCAGTAAAAAAAGATAATGATCCGCTGATTCGCTCAAAAGGTGATATTTTAAAATGGGGTAATCCTGCAGAAGGATTTGTGGGAGATATGACAGGGAGAAATGCCGGATACGCAGTTTTTGATAAACCAATTGAAGAATTGGTGAATAAATACCTGCCAGGAAGAGCCGTTAATTTAACAGGCCGGGATTTTGATGCAGTTCTCATGCATGTTTCCAAAGGATATCCTGCTGTCGTCTGGACGACAGGAGATTATAGGCTTCCTGACCGCTGGGAATCCTGGACTCACTCCGGCAGAACCATTAAGACTCCATTAGATCTTCATGCAGTCGTATTGGTCGGGTATGATGATCAGTTTGTTTTTCTAAACGACCCCCTCTCAGGAAAAAAACAGGTGAAGGTTTCAAAAGAACGATTTATCTCATCATGGAAGGCATTGCAGTCGAGAGCTGTAAGCTACCAATAG
- a CDS encoding L,D-transpeptidase family protein, which yields MYHIVKPGETMSVIAQNYRRPLSELLAANPAIVNPGMIYPGQRIVIPGLPEPNSIPYTIIVSRGKKSLTLLSNSALQKVYPIAVGKMLTQTPIGEFVIVNREPDPGGPYGAMWLSLSKYGYGIHGTNNPSSIGKSVSKGCIRMYNQDVLQLARIVPNGTRVIIQP from the coding sequence ATTTACCATATAGTAAAGCCCGGCGAGACAATGTCAGTCATTGCTCAAAATTACCGCCGCCCATTAAGCGAGCTTTTGGCAGCAAACCCTGCCATTGTAAATCCGGGAATGATTTATCCCGGCCAGCGAATAGTAATACCAGGACTGCCTGAACCTAATTCCATACCATATACAATCATAGTTTCAAGAGGCAAAAAAAGCTTAACTCTTTTATCTAACAGTGCCTTACAAAAAGTCTATCCCATTGCAGTGGGAAAAATGCTGACACAGACCCCAATTGGTGAATTTGTAATTGTGAACAGAGAACCTGATCCCGGCGGTCCATATGGGGCTATGTGGCTCTCCCTGTCAAAGTACGGCTACGGAATTCACGGAACCAATAACCCTTCCTCAATTGGCAAATCTGTTTCCAAAGGCTGTATACGAATGTATAACCAGGATGTCCTGCAATTGGCACGCATAGTACCAAATGGCACAAGGGTAATAATACAGCCATAG
- a CDS encoding DUF3993 domain-containing protein, with product MYKHIIGIIITIAVMIAGIPSHTHAERNTNKEEVYEFLQNAFQAQVELSGEERSMNEVEELLEPYFFEEAKNQFLKENLVSENGKYFTLGGDAGAYYIPFFTYSDQTKVVEENGKVYVYEYFPENHEGPVGYDSHYEGILLEEQGGKMKVAKFLGENIPGKIINKAEGEQEAAKQTSFKTPETNWLNKPSYQFGFLLNPFDAMFRSGSMLLTDNQGIIGLFEQQELNGQLAAN from the coding sequence ATGTACAAGCACATAATAGGAATTATTATCACAATTGCAGTCATGATCGCAGGGATTCCTTCTCATACTCATGCCGAGAGAAATACTAATAAAGAAGAGGTATACGAATTCCTGCAGAATGCCTTTCAAGCACAGGTTGAGCTTAGCGGGGAAGAGCGAAGCATGAACGAAGTGGAAGAATTGCTTGAGCCATATTTTTTTGAAGAAGCTAAAAATCAGTTTCTAAAAGAAAATCTTGTTTCAGAAAATGGCAAATACTTTACCCTTGGAGGAGATGCAGGCGCATACTACATTCCGTTTTTCACATATTCGGATCAAACAAAAGTTGTTGAAGAAAACGGTAAAGTTTATGTGTATGAATATTTTCCGGAAAACCATGAAGGACCTGTAGGTTATGACAGCCATTATGAGGGAATCTTGCTGGAAGAACAAGGCGGAAAAATGAAAGTCGCCAAATTTCTGGGTGAAAATATTCCCGGGAAAATAATAAACAAAGCTGAGGGTGAGCAAGAAGCAGCAAAACAAACTTCTTTTAAAACTCCTGAAACAAATTGGCTAAATAAGCCTTCCTATCAATTCGGATTCCTGTTAAATCCATTTGATGCCATGTTTCGTTCAGGAAGCATGCTCTTAACAGATAATCAAGGTATAATTGGTTTGTTTGAACAGCAGGAGCTGAACGGTCAGCTGGCAGCCAATTAA
- a CDS encoding metallophosphoesterase, with protein sequence MPEKVSRRSFLKRTLGFFAAVFGISAGGYYYARDIEPRLLEITNYKIYDSAIPQAFNNKKIIQFSDTHLGFHYDLKQLEELIEKINNLKPDIVFFTGDLMDEPNKYQKADQIAPLLKRIQAPLGRFAIYGNHDHGGYGSDIYKSIMEESGFILLLNENRKVVFSGSSIGIIGIDDAMLGRPDIKLASENMDDGSYNILLSHAPDLADAASAFSINLQLSGHSHGGQIKLPFFGALVKPPQAERYYEGFYEIGSQDPLTLYVNRGLGTTRLPFRFLSRPELTVFTLQSDSSK encoded by the coding sequence ATGCCGGAAAAAGTGTCCAGAAGATCTTTTTTAAAAAGAACTCTCGGCTTTTTTGCTGCTGTGTTTGGTATTAGTGCAGGCGGCTATTATTATGCACGGGATATTGAGCCTCGGCTCCTGGAAATCACAAACTACAAAATTTATGACAGCGCAATTCCTCAGGCGTTCAATAATAAAAAAATCATCCAATTCAGCGACACCCATTTAGGATTCCATTATGACCTGAAACAACTGGAAGAATTGATTGAAAAGATAAACAATCTTAAGCCTGATATTGTTTTCTTTACAGGTGACCTGATGGACGAACCCAATAAATATCAAAAAGCAGACCAAATAGCACCGCTCTTGAAAAGAATTCAGGCGCCTCTCGGCAGGTTTGCTATTTATGGGAATCATGATCACGGGGGCTATGGTTCAGATATCTATAAGTCCATTATGGAAGAATCCGGCTTTATTCTTTTGCTGAATGAAAATCGCAAAGTCGTATTTTCCGGAAGCAGCATCGGGATTATCGGCATTGACGATGCCATGCTCGGAAGACCGGACATAAAGCTTGCCAGCGAAAATATGGACGATGGATCATATAACATTTTATTGTCCCACGCACCGGATTTAGCAGATGCAGCCTCAGCCTTCAGCATAAATCTGCAGTTGAGCGGCCATAGTCATGGCGGCCAAATAAAACTCCCGTTCTTTGGAGCCTTAGTTAAACCTCCACAAGCTGAAAGATACTATGAAGGCTTCTATGAAATTGGCAGTCAAGATCCTTTGACTCTTTATGTAAACAGAGGGCTTGGGACAACCCGTCTGCCCTTCCGCTTTTTATCCAGACCTGAACTGACGGTGTTTACCCTGCAATCAGACAGCAGCAAGTAA
- a CDS encoding PadR family transcriptional regulator, producing MSIEHTILAVLSFWPSTGYNIKSEFEHKAAGLYWGMSYGSIYPKLKKLEEEGFIYAIEQEDEGRKKKMYELTSKGWKEFENWLKAPPSFPVIKDELLMKISTWHEDMDIEVLISHLLKRKEEASDILKFVKEWPRNGYSYVSKHGTLSIRYAEMKLETEIKWIEESIETLQKDNLPDGQDPHGNTEKLLNRRRMAIGRDDKN from the coding sequence TTGTCTATAGAACATACCATCCTTGCTGTACTAAGCTTTTGGCCCAGCACGGGATATAATATCAAATCTGAATTTGAACACAAAGCTGCTGGTCTTTATTGGGGAATGAGCTATGGGAGCATATACCCGAAATTAAAAAAGCTGGAGGAAGAAGGATTTATCTATGCAATCGAACAGGAAGATGAAGGAAGAAAGAAAAAAATGTATGAGCTCACTTCTAAAGGCTGGAAAGAGTTTGAGAATTGGCTGAAGGCTCCTCCTTCTTTCCCCGTTATTAAAGACGAACTGCTAATGAAAATATCAACCTGGCACGAAGATATGGATATTGAAGTATTAATCAGCCATTTATTAAAGAGAAAAGAAGAAGCTTCAGATATTCTTAAATTCGTAAAGGAGTGGCCGAGAAATGGATATTCCTATGTCAGCAAGCATGGCACCCTCTCGATTAGATATGCAGAAATGAAGCTGGAAACAGAAATTAAATGGATTGAGGAATCAATTGAAACGCTGCAAAAAGATAATTTGCCAGATGGCCAGGATCCTCATGGCAATACTGAAAAGCTGCTGAACAGGCGAAGGATGGCCATCGGAAGGGATGATAAGAATTGA